From the genome of Thauera chlorobenzoica:
TCTCTGGACCCCTTCCGCCGAGCGCATCGCCGCGGCCAACGTCACCGCCTTCCGCCTCGCGGCGGAGCAGCGCTGGGGCGTGAGCCTGCCCGACTACGGCGCGCTGTACGCCTGGTCGGTGGCGCAGCCCGAGCAGTTCTGGGTCAGCATATGGGACGGCATATGGGACGGCGAGGGCAGCGGCGGCGTCATCGGCGCGCGCGGCGCGCGCGTGCTGGTCGACGCCGATCGCATGCCGGGGGCGAAGTGGTTTCCCGATGCGCGGCTGAACTTCGCGCAAAACCTGCTGCGCGCGCGCGACGACCAGGATGCGATCGTGTTCTGGGGCGAGGACCGGGTGCACAACCGCCTCACCCGCGCCGAACTGTACCGGGCGGTGGCCCACTTCGCCGCCGCCCTGCGCGAGCAGGGCGTGGTCGCCGGCGACCGGGTCGCGGCCTACATGCCGAACCTGCCCGAGACGGTGATCGCGATGCTCGCGGCGGCGAGCATCGGCGCGGTGTTCACTTCGGCCTCGCCCGACTTCGGGGTGCAGGGCGTGCTCGACCGCTTCGGCCAGACCGCACCCAAGGTGCTGCTCGCCTGCGACGGCTACTACTACAACGGCAAGACCGTCGATGTGCTCGGCAAGCTGGGCGAGATCGTCGGCGGGCTGCCCTCGGTCGAGCGCGTCGTCGTCGTCCCCTACGTGCACCACCGCGACGACCTCGCCGGGGTGCCCCATGCGCGCTCGTACGCCGACTTCGTCGCCCCGTTCCGCCTCGTTGACGACATCGAGTTCGCCGCGCTGCCCTTCGACCACCCGCTCTACATCATGTACTCCTCGGGCACCACCGGCGTGCCCAAGTGCATCGTGCACGGCGCCGGTGGCACCTTGCTGCAGCACCTCAAGGAGCACCGCCTCCATGCCGACGTCAAACCCGGCGACCGCGTCTTCTACTTCACCACCTGCGGCTGGATGATGTGGAACTGGCTGGTGTCGGCGCTCGCCGCCGAAGCCACCGTGCTGCTCTACGACGGCTCGCCCTTCGCCGGCGCCAACCGGATCCTGTTCGACTACGCCGATTCGGAGCGCATGACCCACTTCGGCACCTCGGCGAAGTTCCTCGACGCCGCGGCGAAATTTGGCCTCAAGCCCCGGGAAAGCCACCGCCTCGATACGGTGCGCGCGCTGCTGAGCACCGGCAGCCCGCTGGTGGCCGAAGGCTTCGACTACGTCTATCGCGAGATCAAGGCCGA
Proteins encoded in this window:
- a CDS encoding acetoacetate--CoA ligase, translated to MSLDTPLWTPSAERIAAANVTAFRLAAEQRWGVSLPDYGALYAWSVAQPEQFWVSIWDGIWDGEGSGGVIGARGARVLVDADRMPGAKWFPDARLNFAQNLLRARDDQDAIVFWGEDRVHNRLTRAELYRAVAHFAAALREQGVVAGDRVAAYMPNLPETVIAMLAAASIGAVFTSASPDFGVQGVLDRFGQTAPKVLLACDGYYYNGKTVDVLGKLGEIVGGLPSVERVVVVPYVHHRDDLAGVPHARSYADFVAPFRLVDDIEFAALPFDHPLYIMYSSGTTGVPKCIVHGAGGTLLQHLKEHRLHADVKPGDRVFYFTTCGWMMWNWLVSALAAEATVLLYDGSPFAGANRILFDYADSERMTHFGTSAKFLDAAAKFGLKPRESHRLDTVRALLSTGSPLVAEGFDYVYREIKADLQLSSISGGTDIASCFVLGSPVRPVWRGEIQCRGLGMAVEVWDEDGRPLRGEKGELVCTRPFPAMPVGFWNDADGSKYRAAYFERFPGVWCHGDFCELTAHDGVVIYGRSDATLNPGGVRIGTAEIYRQVEQLAEVVESLVIGQDWPPQNPNDVRVVLFVKLREGLVLDEALVERIRRTIREHTTPRHVPAKVLQVADIPRTKSGKIVELAVRNVVHGRPVKNQEALANPEALAHFRNRAELDA